In Candidatus Eisenbacteria bacterium, the following are encoded in one genomic region:
- a CDS encoding DUF2723 domain-containing protein codes for MIALAVGAAVFLVYLVTLCPTVYLGDSGELITAAATLGVAHPPGYPLYVLLGRLASFLPFGTVAFRLNLLSAIAAGAAASLFTLALRDLLARGRAPGGESALSRRAETVTAVLVALLFSFSLTAWSEGVKAEVYAPNLAALALLLFLSGRNVRPSAVFFLLGLAAANHQTILLLAPGLVYLYARRRAWSAASAARSAAALAGGLSLYLFLLARPDGPELFAWRKPNDIAAWIAHVTRAQYGDLSAHPRSLTLFAGQILFLIRLFLREMLPAAILLPFGAILAWRGGSREARATTIHFALFSLGLLLLLNHGVDARDGSIATVFYLPAILLGFAVAAPAVHRIALRIEEAAPRLSPALGLLLVPVLLWNIRSADARGFTLGADAGRAMLDACGPGAVLLTEGDNATFLLFYEQRIEGKREDVTLLDRDLNIGAGRFAPEGGAVTREVRDRAVEKLVASGRPVYSVTRFTRDPIAGKRLVSVGPLYRFLEEGETPAPTRLERFHKEGFDARRDYTARRFAVSYLSRWYDHYRTVGDGEGMAGVAARIAEAGRGLRETHLALGQGIAASGDTAAAVAELERSLAVDPDYAPARRDLADLLLAWGEHERACREYRLLAERAEGRAGDWLNLGNALLVDGRRDEAAEAYRDAMDAGDGDSTALVGAAAGYNRLGDHSGQAEALERLRRTRPGGFDRYEELGDALELSGRLEEALTVFREGAERDPTDASLAYKSGLALIRLGRPGEAEKELERAARADSALAGPANALAYLYVSQGRDPREALLWAERAVRHAGEREIGYAEDTRGLILARLGRTDEAERAFRRAVETTPHYDWMAVAEACDHLADLLATRGDREGERLARARADSVRGANR; via the coding sequence ATGATCGCCCTCGCCGTCGGCGCCGCCGTCTTTCTGGTCTATCTCGTCACCCTCTGCCCGACGGTCTACCTGGGCGATTCGGGGGAACTGATCACCGCCGCGGCGACCCTCGGCGTGGCCCATCCGCCCGGCTATCCTCTTTACGTTCTCCTCGGGCGGTTGGCGTCGTTCCTCCCCTTCGGGACGGTCGCTTTTCGTCTCAATCTACTTTCGGCGATCGCCGCCGGCGCCGCCGCGTCGCTCTTCACTCTCGCGCTCCGCGACCTGCTCGCGCGGGGGCGCGCTCCGGGCGGGGAGAGCGCGCTCTCCCGTCGAGCCGAAACGGTCACGGCGGTTCTCGTCGCGCTCCTCTTCTCCTTCTCCCTCACCGCCTGGTCGGAGGGAGTGAAGGCGGAGGTGTACGCGCCGAACCTCGCCGCACTGGCGCTCCTTCTCTTCCTTTCGGGAAGGAACGTCCGCCCCTCGGCCGTCTTCTTTCTCCTCGGTCTCGCCGCCGCCAACCACCAGACGATCCTGCTTCTCGCGCCCGGACTGGTCTATCTCTACGCGCGCCGGCGCGCCTGGAGCGCCGCCTCCGCGGCTCGTTCCGCCGCGGCCCTCGCGGGCGGCCTTTCGCTCTACCTCTTCCTTCTCGCGCGGCCGGACGGGCCGGAGCTGTTCGCCTGGAGGAAGCCGAACGACATCGCCGCGTGGATCGCCCACGTGACCCGCGCCCAGTACGGCGACCTTTCGGCGCACCCGCGATCCCTCACGCTCTTCGCCGGCCAGATCCTCTTCCTGATCCGTCTTTTCCTGCGGGAGATGCTCCCCGCGGCGATCCTTCTCCCCTTCGGCGCGATCCTCGCCTGGCGCGGCGGCTCCCGGGAGGCGCGCGCGACGACGATCCACTTCGCCCTCTTCTCCCTCGGATTGCTGCTCCTGTTGAACCACGGCGTGGACGCGCGGGACGGATCGATCGCGACGGTCTTCTACCTCCCGGCGATTCTTCTCGGTTTCGCCGTCGCCGCGCCCGCCGTTCACCGGATCGCGCTACGAATCGAGGAAGCGGCTCCCCGCCTCTCGCCGGCCCTCGGCCTCCTCCTCGTTCCGGTCCTTCTCTGGAACATCCGCTCCGCCGACGCGCGCGGATTCACGCTCGGCGCGGACGCCGGCCGGGCGATGCTCGACGCCTGCGGCCCCGGCGCCGTCCTTCTCACCGAGGGGGACAACGCCACCTTCCTTCTCTTTTATGAGCAAAGGATCGAGGGGAAGCGTGAGGACGTGACGCTCCTCGACCGGGACCTGAACATCGGAGCCGGGCGTTTCGCCCCCGAGGGCGGAGCGGTCACGCGGGAGGTTCGGGATCGCGCCGTGGAGAAACTCGTCGCCTCCGGCCGCCCGGTCTACTCCGTCACGCGCTTCACCCGCGACCCGATCGCCGGAAAGCGCCTCGTCTCGGTCGGTCCTCTCTACCGTTTTCTCGAGGAAGGGGAGACGCCGGCGCCGACGCGGCTCGAGCGTTTCCACAAGGAGGGCTTCGACGCGCGGCGCGACTACACGGCGCGGCGCTTCGCCGTATCCTACCTCTCCCGCTGGTACGATCACTACCGGACCGTCGGCGACGGGGAGGGGATGGCGGGCGTGGCGGCGCGGATCGCCGAGGCGGGGCGGGGGCTTCGAGAGACGCATCTCGCCCTCGGCCAAGGGATCGCCGCGTCGGGAGACACGGCGGCGGCGGTGGCGGAGCTGGAGCGATCCCTCGCCGTCGATCCGGATTACGCGCCGGCCCGCCGGGACCTGGCGGACCTTCTCCTCGCCTGGGGAGAGCACGAGCGTGCCTGCCGGGAGTACCGCCTCCTCGCCGAGCGCGCGGAGGGACGGGCGGGGGATTGGCTCAACCTCGGGAACGCCCTCTTGGTCGACGGGCGGCGCGACGAGGCGGCGGAGGCGTATCGCGACGCGATGGACGCGGGGGACGGGGACAGCACGGCGCTCGTCGGCGCGGCCGCGGGATACAACCGATTGGGCGATCATTCCGGGCAGGCGGAGGCGCTGGAGCGGCTTCGCCGGACGCGCCCCGGAGGATTCGACCGATATGAAGAATTGGGCGACGCGCTGGAACTCTCCGGGCGGCTCGAGGAGGCGCTCACCGTTTTTCGCGAGGGGGCGGAGCGCGACCCGACGGACGCGTCGCTCGCCTATAAAAGCGGCCTCGCCCTTATCCGGCTCGGACGCCCCGGCGAGGCGGAGAAGGAGCTGGAGAGAGCCGCCCGCGCGGACAGCGCGCTCGCCGGTCCGGCGAACGCCCTCGCCTATCTCTACGTCTCCCAGGGGAGGGATCCGCGGGAGGCGCTTCTTTGGGCGGAACGGGCGGTCCGGCACGCCGGTGAAAGGGAAATCGGTTACGCGGAGGACACCCGCGGGCTCATCCTCGCCCGGCTCGGCCGGACCGACGAAGCGGAGCGCGCCTTTCGCCGCGCCGTGGAGACGACGCCGCACTACGATTGGATGGCGGTGGCGGAGGCGTGCGATCACCTCGCCGATCTTCTGGCGACGCGGGGCGACCGGGAGGGGGAGCGGCTCGCGCGGGCAAGAGCCGATTCGGTCCGGGGGGCGAATCGTTGA
- a CDS encoding DUF4159 domain-containing protein, translating into MSAAAALLLLLAAAPCALGDARDEEAGFTVARIRYGGGGDWYSDPTSLPNLLSGLRERTGLIVQSREARVEIADEELFRHPFLYMTGHGQIRFSPFEAERLRYHLVHGGFLWADDNYGMDEHFRREIRAVFPEAEMVELPFDHPIYHCFYDFPEGLPKIHEHDGKFPRGYGIFHDGRLVVFYTYETDIGDGLEDEDVHKDPPEKREAALRMAINIVTYSVSH; encoded by the coding sequence TTGTCCGCGGCGGCGGCGCTCCTTCTCCTTCTCGCGGCCGCGCCGTGCGCTCTCGGCGACGCCCGTGACGAGGAGGCGGGTTTCACCGTCGCCCGGATCCGCTACGGCGGCGGCGGCGACTGGTACTCCGATCCCACGTCGCTGCCGAATCTGCTGAGCGGACTCCGGGAGAGGACCGGCCTGATCGTCCAGTCCCGGGAAGCGCGCGTGGAGATCGCGGACGAGGAGCTTTTCCGCCATCCCTTCCTCTACATGACCGGCCACGGCCAAATCCGTTTCTCCCCGTTCGAAGCGGAACGCCTCCGTTACCATCTCGTCCACGGCGGTTTTCTGTGGGCGGACGACAACTACGGGATGGACGAACACTTCCGCCGCGAGATCCGCGCGGTCTTTCCCGAAGCGGAGATGGTGGAGCTTCCCTTCGACCATCCGATCTACCATTGCTTCTATGATTTCCCGGAGGGGCTCCCCAAGATCCACGAGCACGACGGCAAATTCCCCCGGGGGTACGGGATCTTTCACGACGGGAGGCTCGTTGTTTTTTATACCTATGAGACGGACATCGGCGACGGGCTCGAGGACGAGGACGTGCACAAGGATCCGCCGGAGAAGCGGGAGGCGGCGCTTCGGATGGCGATCAACATCGTGACCTACTCGGTGAGCCATTAG
- a CDS encoding HAMP domain-containing protein: MSPAIRGDRTSFGITALLAAAGTVAFLLPGADPSRIPLPYLAVAALPPLLLLLLRRRSFRAAILLLAVLLFAGSAAVRSGLLPVPGEGEEEGKRERSVERAREALAVRIDSLALWADRIASDREVATRIRAGDRSRERETLFDLIAGYGARFSSGPEGEGLAVDLYRERDEPALAWWGDVPERGDTDGDGLIRLATDPFRVLLVVESPVRAAGRRTPAGLVRLVCPIGPNPELEGRLERPVPFADRLGREIGGRVLFRPGEGDEGEAIRSPAGTVIGSVRVVFPPAGSRSESFSRLLREGGGLLLLFFWVLFLPWRRAGDGAAAPSDRVSLRGIVRRTPVLSLLALRVILLLFRFPHPFAPRGDLVGPDYFASPLLFGAFRSPADLFLTVAVLFLVCLVLRERAVAAERRQGEGKRSFRPAFFAATLVLLSAATIGFSLLIREILLSCNLTLYDGPNPVGSLPSMVLEVSLLLLGAAYLLLVDAGFARSAGAGALGADRASRLAVAPRILVGVLLGGAVLLFSRLMIRGGEWLLLAPAATLCTGLLLLYLLRGRGWRIWNGLAFVIAVAIVSYPPIRVAQEETTRLGIEERALRFAEPTDEWKRFLLEETLHFFETDPLLAEKLAADPTPDMEREAFLAWVRSGLGLYDYSVEIRILDRQGAVVSQFAMDMPPESAVRSAFVFRDVRAAEKRRIYEGRRRVAGEAVEIYTGAAPLYAEGKLVGAVLIRIPYFYENLEYASKLPATSYEIFRNYSTLERTLVDEGETIQVLLYENGEIARTSGDVYPEETALDSTVVAAMAGGGNVWAPVRIGGREYRAFHTARRDPERGGVLAFALPVADWSDHLRALIHVVLTDLLLAVAVLLVHLPLLAALSLRGGARLRFEPTFQDKLVLAFLLVALLPAILLGLAGRRMVAEQLREAGESEARTALQAVRHALDQDVIREAEEMAQSTLVRRRVLGIREDEEMVDLELSLKRFALFSPEGELILQNGKIGPVNREALREARERRTPVTAFQRADGLAVTAMVGIAMEGLEERLEGILLLSRPIDEEWTARLGERIGRDVSFFEGGAIRASTRYELYQAGILAPRLPAGVFVPLELKGEKMRFADERVAATRYLVGYRSLLDFDGRPVGTLAVPLLFREREARRNLERAYAAITYLTFFTVVVIVGVAEGMGRRIARPIGEMARGMDRIREGDLELTLPVRSGGEIGRLTAAFNRMTRELKRSQDTLTERTRYIETVLGSVGAGVIAFDPEGKVASANRAALQILETEPGEIDGGRLDRVAGGRFAPLQRIVERVRVDRDRPREEEAEIARGEGKMTVRVVATALADEEGRALGKVIVFEDLTALIQSKKLLAWGEMARQVAHEIKNPLTPMKLSVQHLRQAFHDGDARFPDLLDESADLIIEEIDSLQRIATEFSTFARMPRREIRPVPAAAVIGEAVRLYAERLGEGRIEWEVPEDLPVLQVDREEVRRLLINLLENAVHAAGDGGTVRLTAGVADGSPSNDEGWEIWESTVERRLEGRMVEIRVRDDGPGVSDAARGKLFEPNFSTKTDGTGLGLAICRAIAGDYGGSIVIGSTPGRGTAAIVSLPVPPAR; the protein is encoded by the coding sequence ATGTCTCCCGCCATCCGCGGCGACAGAACGTCCTTTGGGATCACCGCGCTCCTGGCGGCGGCGGGCACCGTCGCCTTTCTTCTCCCGGGCGCCGATCCCTCCCGTATCCCACTCCCCTATCTCGCGGTCGCCGCGCTCCCGCCGCTCCTCCTTCTTCTCCTTCGCCGCCGATCGTTTCGAGCCGCGATTCTGCTCCTCGCCGTGCTCCTCTTCGCCGGGTCGGCGGCGGTCCGTTCCGGGCTCCTTCCGGTCCCCGGTGAGGGAGAGGAAGAGGGGAAGCGGGAGAGGAGTGTGGAGAGGGCGCGGGAGGCGCTGGCCGTCCGGATCGACTCTCTCGCCCTTTGGGCGGACAGGATCGCCTCGGACCGGGAAGTCGCCACACGGATCCGGGCGGGGGATCGCTCCCGGGAGAGGGAGACCCTCTTCGACCTCATCGCCGGCTACGGCGCGCGTTTCTCCTCCGGGCCTGAGGGGGAGGGGCTCGCCGTCGATCTCTATCGGGAGCGGGACGAACCGGCGCTCGCCTGGTGGGGAGATGTCCCGGAGCGCGGGGACACCGATGGGGATGGGCTGATCCGTCTCGCCACCGATCCCTTCCGCGTCCTTCTCGTGGTGGAGTCGCCTGTCCGCGCGGCCGGGAGGCGCACGCCGGCCGGCCTGGTCCGTCTCGTCTGCCCGATCGGGCCGAACCCCGAATTGGAGGGACGCCTCGAGAGGCCCGTCCCCTTCGCGGACCGTCTCGGTCGCGAGATCGGCGGCAGGGTCCTCTTCCGTCCGGGTGAGGGGGACGAGGGGGAGGCGATCCGTTCGCCGGCCGGGACGGTCATCGGTTCGGTTCGGGTGGTTTTTCCTCCGGCCGGTTCCCGATCCGAGTCGTTCTCCCGTCTTCTTCGGGAGGGAGGCGGCCTTCTTCTCCTCTTCTTCTGGGTGTTGTTTCTTCCGTGGAGGCGCGCCGGGGACGGGGCGGCCGCTCCGTCGGACCGAGTTTCCCTGCGCGGAATCGTGCGCCGGACCCCGGTCCTCTCGCTCCTCGCCCTCCGGGTGATCCTGCTTCTCTTCCGTTTTCCTCACCCCTTCGCGCCGAGGGGGGATCTGGTCGGTCCGGATTACTTCGCGTCACCGCTGCTCTTCGGCGCTTTCCGGTCGCCCGCGGATCTCTTCCTCACCGTCGCGGTCCTCTTTTTGGTCTGTCTGGTCCTTCGGGAAAGGGCGGTCGCGGCGGAACGACGGCAAGGGGAGGGGAAGCGCTCCTTCCGCCCGGCGTTCTTCGCGGCGACCCTGGTCCTCCTTTCCGCGGCCACGATCGGTTTCAGCCTCCTGATTCGGGAGATCCTTCTCTCCTGCAATCTGACCCTTTATGACGGACCGAATCCGGTCGGGTCCCTCCCCTCGATGGTGTTGGAGGTCTCCCTTCTCCTGCTCGGCGCGGCCTACCTTCTTCTCGTGGACGCCGGGTTCGCCCGCTCCGCCGGCGCCGGCGCGCTCGGGGCGGACCGCGCCTCCCGTCTCGCCGTGGCGCCCCGGATCTTGGTCGGGGTCCTGCTCGGCGGCGCGGTGCTCCTCTTTTCCCGCCTGATGATCCGGGGAGGGGAATGGCTGCTGCTCGCCCCGGCCGCGACCCTCTGCACCGGGCTCCTCCTTCTCTATCTTCTCCGGGGACGGGGCTGGCGGATTTGGAACGGCCTCGCCTTCGTCATCGCCGTGGCGATCGTTTCTTATCCGCCGATCCGCGTCGCCCAGGAGGAGACGACCCGCCTCGGGATCGAAGAGAGGGCGCTCCGGTTCGCCGAGCCGACGGACGAGTGGAAGCGCTTCCTCCTCGAGGAGACGCTGCATTTCTTCGAGACCGATCCTCTTCTGGCGGAGAAGCTCGCCGCGGACCCGACGCCGGACATGGAAAGGGAGGCCTTTCTCGCCTGGGTGAGGAGCGGGCTCGGCCTCTACGACTACAGCGTGGAGATCCGGATCCTCGACAGGCAGGGGGCGGTGGTGAGCCAGTTCGCCATGGACATGCCTCCCGAGTCGGCGGTCCGGTCCGCCTTCGTGTTCCGGGACGTGCGGGCCGCCGAGAAGAGGCGCATTTACGAAGGGCGGCGGCGCGTGGCGGGGGAGGCGGTGGAGATTTACACCGGCGCGGCTCCCCTCTACGCCGAGGGAAAGCTGGTCGGCGCCGTGCTGATCCGGATCCCCTACTTCTATGAAAACCTGGAGTACGCCTCCAAGCTCCCCGCCACTTCCTACGAGATCTTTCGCAACTACAGCACACTGGAGAGGACGCTGGTCGACGAGGGGGAGACGATCCAGGTGCTCCTCTACGAGAACGGGGAGATCGCGCGGACCTCCGGCGACGTCTATCCGGAGGAGACCGCGCTCGATTCGACCGTCGTCGCCGCGATGGCCGGCGGGGGGAACGTCTGGGCGCCGGTGCGGATCGGCGGGCGGGAATACCGGGCGTTCCACACCGCGCGCCGCGACCCGGAGCGGGGCGGCGTGCTCGCCTTCGCCCTTCCTGTCGCCGACTGGTCCGACCACCTTCGCGCCTTGATCCACGTGGTGCTCACCGATCTCCTCCTGGCGGTGGCGGTCCTCCTCGTGCATCTTCCTCTTCTGGCCGCCCTCTCCCTGCGCGGCGGCGCGCGGCTCCGCTTCGAACCCACCTTCCAGGACAAACTGGTGCTCGCCTTTCTTCTCGTGGCGCTCCTTCCGGCGATCCTGCTCGGCCTGGCGGGGAGAAGGATGGTGGCGGAGCAGCTGCGCGAGGCGGGAGAGAGCGAGGCGCGGACGGCGCTGCAGGCGGTCCGGCACGCCCTCGACCAGGACGTGATCCGCGAGGCGGAGGAGATGGCCCAGAGCACGCTCGTCCGGCGGCGCGTGCTCGGCATCCGTGAGGACGAGGAGATGGTCGACCTGGAGCTGTCGCTCAAACGGTTCGCCCTCTTCTCCCCCGAGGGGGAGCTGATCCTTCAGAACGGAAAGATCGGGCCGGTGAACCGCGAGGCGCTCCGGGAGGCGCGGGAGCGGAGGACGCCGGTGACCGCCTTCCAGCGCGCCGACGGCCTGGCGGTGACGGCGATGGTGGGGATCGCCATGGAGGGGCTGGAGGAGCGGCTCGAGGGGATCCTCCTCCTCTCGCGGCCCATCGACGAGGAGTGGACCGCCCGGCTCGGCGAGAGAATCGGCCGGGACGTCTCCTTCTTCGAGGGGGGCGCGATCCGGGCCTCCACGCGCTACGAGCTCTACCAGGCCGGCATCCTCGCGCCGCGCCTCCCCGCCGGCGTCTTCGTTCCTTTGGAGTTAAAGGGTGAGAAGATGCGCTTCGCCGACGAGCGGGTGGCGGCGACCCGGTACCTGGTCGGCTATCGCTCGCTCCTCGACTTCGACGGACGGCCCGTGGGGACGCTGGCGGTGCCGCTCCTCTTCCGGGAGAGAGAGGCGCGCCGCAATCTGGAACGGGCCTACGCGGCGATCACCTACCTCACCTTCTTCACAGTCGTGGTGATCGTCGGCGTGGCGGAGGGAATGGGTCGCCGGATCGCCCGTCCCATCGGCGAGATGGCGAGGGGGATGGACCGGATCCGCGAGGGGGACCTGGAGCTGACGCTGCCGGTGCGGTCGGGCGGCGAGATCGGCAGGCTGACCGCCGCCTTTAACCGGATGACCCGGGAGCTGAAGAGGAGCCAGGACACGCTGACCGAGAGGACCCGCTACATCGAGACGGTCCTCGGGAGCGTCGGCGCCGGCGTGATCGCCTTCGATCCGGAAGGGAAGGTGGCGAGCGCCAATCGCGCGGCGCTGCAGATCCTGGAAACGGAGCCGGGCGAGATCGACGGCGGGCGGCTGGACCGCGTGGCGGGCGGGCGGTTCGCGCCGCTCCAGAGGATCGTCGAGAGGGTGCGGGTGGACCGGGACCGCCCCCGGGAGGAGGAGGCGGAGATCGCGCGGGGGGAGGGGAAGATGACGGTGCGCGTGGTGGCGACGGCGCTCGCCGACGAGGAGGGGCGCGCCCTCGGCAAAGTGATCGTCTTCGAAGACCTGACGGCGCTGATCCAGTCGAAGAAGCTGCTCGCCTGGGGGGAGATGGCGCGGCAGGTGGCGCACGAGATCAAGAACCCCCTGACGCCGATGAAACTGTCGGTGCAGCATCTCCGCCAAGCCTTCCACGACGGCGACGCCCGTTTCCCGGATCTGCTGGACGAGTCGGCGGACCTGATCATCGAGGAGATCGACAGCCTGCAGAGGATCGCCACCGAGTTCTCCACTTTCGCGCGGATGCCGCGTCGCGAGATCCGGCCGGTGCCGGCGGCGGCGGTGATCGGCGAGGCGGTGCGTCTCTACGCGGAACGCCTCGGCGAGGGGCGCATCGAGTGGGAGGTGCCGGAGGATCTCCCGGTGCTTCAGGTGGATCGGGAGGAGGTGCGCCGTCTCCTCATCAATCTGCTGGAAAACGCCGTGCATGCCGCCGGCGACGGCGGGACGGTCCGGCTCACCGCCGGCGTCGCCGATGGATCCCCGTCCAACGATGAGGGGTGGGAGATCTGGGAGTCGACCGTCGAGCGGCGTTTGGAGGGGCGGATGGTCGAGATCCGCGTACGCGACGACGGGCCGGGGGTCTCCGACGCGGCCCGGGGCAAGCTCTTCGAGCCCAACTTCTCCACCAAGACCGACGGAACCGGTTTGGGGCTCGCCATCTGTCGGGCCATCGCCGGCGACTACGGCGGGTCGATCGTCATCGGCTCCACGCCGGGGCGGGGGACGGCGGCGATCGTCTCCCTTCCGGTCCCTCCGGCCCGCTAA
- the secF gene encoding protein translocase subunit SecF, translated as MQFLTNTNFEFINHRRKAFVVSAILIAIGLFSILFHKGLNYSIDFVGGSILEVRFDEPVPTGDIRSSVASTGVGTFEVQKFGDPREILIRVEKSSESGELGSTLLAAFQRDFPDRKAELRREESVGPRIGAELRKKAFLAILFALLGILIYISFRFEFRFAVAAVIALIHDVLITLGAFSLFNMEISLAVIAAFLTIVGYSLNDTIVVFDRIREDLRLYSRQPYDRVLNTAINRTLSRTILTSTTTLVVVLFLLFVGGSVIRDFSIALTVGVVIGTYSSIYVASPILVEWFGWASARSKSKRMK; from the coding sequence ATGCAGTTCCTAACGAACACGAACTTCGAGTTCATCAACCACCGCCGCAAGGCGTTCGTGGTGTCCGCGATCCTGATCGCGATCGGGCTCTTTTCGATCCTGTTCCATAAGGGCCTGAACTATTCCATCGATTTCGTCGGCGGATCGATTCTGGAGGTGCGTTTCGACGAGCCGGTTCCGACGGGCGACATCCGTTCCTCCGTCGCCTCCACCGGCGTGGGCACTTTCGAGGTGCAGAAATTCGGCGATCCCCGGGAGATCCTGATCCGGGTGGAGAAGTCGAGCGAATCGGGCGAGCTGGGGAGCACGCTGCTCGCGGCCTTCCAGCGCGATTTTCCCGATCGGAAGGCGGAGTTGCGGCGCGAGGAGAGCGTGGGGCCGCGCATCGGCGCGGAACTTCGGAAGAAGGCCTTCCTGGCGATTCTCTTCGCCCTGCTCGGCATTCTGATCTACATCTCCTTCCGTTTCGAGTTCCGCTTCGCCGTGGCCGCGGTGATCGCGCTCATCCACGACGTGCTCATCACCCTCGGCGCTTTCTCGCTCTTCAACATGGAGATCTCCCTGGCGGTGATCGCCGCCTTCCTCACCATCGTGGGGTATTCGCTGAACGACACGATCGTGGTGTTCGACCGGATCCGGGAGGATCTGCGGCTCTATTCGCGGCAGCCTTACGACCGGGTGTTGAACACGGCGATCAATCGGACCCTCTCGCGGACGATCCTCACGTCCACCACGACGCTGGTCGTGGTGCTCTTTCTCCTCTTCGTGGGGGGGAGCGTGATCCGCGATTTCTCCATCGCCCTCACGGTGGGCGTCGTGATCGGTACCTACTCGTCCATCTACGTGGCGAGCCCGATCCTCGTGGAGTGGTTCGGTTGGGCTTCGGCGCGGTCGAAGTCGAAGCGAATGAAATAA